From the genome of bacterium:
AATTGAAAAAGATACTCTCAACAGTGCTCCTTGCGCTGGGAGCAGCCGCACTATTTTGCGGTTCGGCAGGCGCATTTTCGTTCGACGATATCCGGCTCTGGGCTGGGTCGGGCAGCAATCGGGCTGCAATGGTGATCGACTGGAACGACGGCATATCGCCTCAATCAATTGTCTGGGGATACAAGTGGGATGGAACGGCAACCGGCAAAGATATGTTCGACGCGGTGCTTGCACTCGACAATAGACTGTACGCTTCTATGGAATACTGGCCGTCGTATGATGGCTATACGGTGTACGGGATCGGCTACGATCTGGACGCAGACGGCAGCGGCTTTGTTTCGGGTGTCCGCCAGGATGCCGGTGGCGATGAGGACGGTTACGCGCTCGACTCTGATGACCACTACTGCGAAGGCTGGTTCACCGGATATTGGTCGTATTACGTAGCCGAGACAACAGGCTCTCTGCCTAGTAGCTGGGATTATTCCGGCTGGGGAATATCCGCTCGCACGCTCAGTGACGGCTCATGGGACGGATGGAGTTTTGTCAGCGATATGTCTGACTGGAC
Proteins encoded in this window:
- a CDS encoding PEP-CTERM sorting domain-containing protein gives rise to the protein MKKILSTVLLALGAAALFCGSAGAFSFDDIRLWAGSGSNRAAMVIDWNDGISPQSIVWGYKWDGTATGKDMFDAVLALDNRLYASMEYWPSYDGYTVYGIGYDLDADGSGFVSGVRQDAGGDEDGYALDSDDHYCEGWFTGYWSYYVAETTGSLPSSWDYSGWGISARTLSDGSWDGWSFVSDMSDWTSAGPPDTPTAATAVPEPGALAGLVTGLMSLGGLALRRRK